A portion of the Edaphobacter lichenicola genome contains these proteins:
- a CDS encoding TetR/AcrR family transcriptional regulator, whose amino-acid sequence MSKGTETRNRIIAKAAPLFNRKGYEGCSMQDIVEAVGLEKGSLYGHFPNKEALAVAAFQYAWNETSRARMAKMDTIANAIEKLKIHVANVVSLPSFAGGCPLLNTITDNDDGNPALKKMAREALKEWRLYLQSILQDGQDRKEIRGGVDPEEVATLMISLLEGAMALDRVDRRSGFLERAGRHLNSHLDTLAFQAQSRNFE is encoded by the coding sequence ATGAGCAAAGGAACGGAAACACGGAATAGGATCATCGCCAAGGCGGCTCCCCTCTTCAATCGCAAGGGCTATGAAGGCTGCTCCATGCAGGACATCGTCGAGGCCGTCGGCTTGGAGAAGGGCAGCCTTTATGGCCATTTTCCCAACAAGGAGGCTCTTGCTGTTGCGGCCTTTCAATACGCATGGAATGAAACGAGTCGCGCCCGCATGGCCAAGATGGATACGATCGCGAATGCGATCGAGAAGCTTAAGATACATGTCGCAAATGTGGTGTCACTTCCATCCTTTGCGGGTGGATGCCCACTGCTCAACACGATTACCGACAATGATGACGGGAATCCGGCGCTCAAGAAGATGGCGCGAGAAGCTCTCAAGGAATGGCGCTTGTATCTCCAAAGCATCTTGCAAGACGGTCAGGACAGAAAAGAGATTCGGGGAGGAGTTGATCCTGAAGAAGTGGCTACACTGATGATCTCTCTGCTTGAAGGAGCAATGGCTCTTGATCGAGTGGACAGGAGATCAGGTTTCCTGGAACGAGCAGGAAGGCATCTAAACTCCCATCTTGATACACTAGCTTTTCAAGCTCAATCAAGGAATTTTGAATGA
- a CDS encoding response regulator transcription factor has translation MVAANAYGSQMTAQFVSRNSPIVFVVDDDISVRESLEALILLEGMEVRTFSSAQDFLVHPRTPAPSCMILDVSLPGLNGLELQKRVSSEHRDMPIIFITGHGDIPMSVQAIKAGAVEFLTKPFADDVLLNAIRHAVGRSRALLAREEDLRSLKKRYAQLTPRECEVMAQVVVGSMNKHIAAELGISETTVKAHRGCVMRKMNADSLAELVMMAARLRLPRSAAAKPVTSK, from the coding sequence ATGGTTGCTGCGAATGCATACGGTTCTCAAATGACGGCGCAGTTCGTTTCACGAAACTCCCCGATTGTCTTCGTCGTCGACGATGACATCTCGGTTCGAGAGTCCCTCGAGGCCCTCATTCTTCTTGAAGGTATGGAAGTCCGGACGTTCAGCTCCGCACAAGACTTTCTTGTGCACCCTCGAACACCTGCACCAAGCTGCATGATTCTGGACGTTTCACTTCCAGGCCTGAATGGCCTCGAGCTACAAAAGCGCGTTTCGAGTGAACACCGGGATATGCCCATAATTTTTATCACCGGCCATGGTGACATACCCATGTCGGTGCAGGCGATCAAGGCTGGCGCCGTGGAATTCCTTACCAAGCCGTTTGCTGATGATGTTCTCCTGAATGCCATCCGGCATGCAGTAGGTCGCAGCAGGGCTCTTCTTGCCCGTGAAGAAGATCTTCGTTCGTTGAAGAAGCGATATGCTCAGCTCACTCCCCGCGAATGCGAGGTAATGGCTCAAGTTGTTGTCGGCTCGATGAACAAGCACATCGCAGCTGAGTTGGGCATCAGTGAGACAACAGTAAAAGCCCACCGGGGCTGCGTGATGCGGAAAATGAACGCTGACTCTCTCGCCGAGTTGGTTATGATGGCGGCTCGGCTTCGTCTTCCTCGGTCGGCTGCTGCTAAACCGGTCACCTCGAAATAG